In Kangiella koreensis DSM 16069, the DNA window CACCATTTCGGTTCTTTCCACCATGCAGGTCAATAAAGCCATACGCAAAAAGACTGCGCCGCGCGCCTGCGAAAAATACCAGTTGTGTGGAGTGCCATCCAAATCAGTGGCTAACTCATCACCTCGTGCCAGTGGATGTAATATAATGGCATCATCTTTTAACGGCGACTGGGCATTTAATACAAACTTTTCGCCATGGGATTCAAAACCATTGTCTACCCAGGCAATTGCATTAATGTAAACTACATCTAATTCTGGCAGTTCTTTATTGAGACGATTAGTTAAACGCAACTTTAAGCCCGCTTTCTCTAATTGTTCTCTTTGCCCCTCTGTGAAAATCTTATCTTCTTCTTGATCATGGATAATGACAATTTCTTCGAAAATTTCAGGGAAGTGCGCAAAGATCTTTAACAGACTTCTAACTGTGCGCATATAACTTGGCACACCCACTACACCGATTCGTATTTTCTTAGGATTGTCTAATAATAACTCGGGGCGCCATTTGAAAATGGTATAGAGATCGGCCATTGCCTGGGTCGGATGTTCATCCGTTCCATTACCAGCATTGATAATCGGAATGCGCAGGGTCGACGTCATTTCTTTAACTGAGTCTTCATTCGATTCACGTAACACAACACAATCGCCATAGTTATTAAACATTTCGCCAATATCAGAAAGCGATTCGCCTTTTGCTATGCCGGTTGTTGAGCGATCGGTGATCGACATGATGTCGCCACCTAAACGATGCCATGCACTTTCAAATGACAAGCGAGTACGCGTGCTGGGTTCATAAAACGCACTGATTAATATTTTTCCCTGCAACGGATTATTGTAACGCTTAGGATTACTTTCATACTTACTGGCCAAACGGAATAACTGTAGAATCGTTTGGCGATCAAATTGATCACAAGTAATAATGTGCTGATTGGCTAATTTCTTTAGCGCATCACCATCTTCCTGGATCGTTTTCAGCAATGCCTTTGGATGAGCATCGCCACATACATCAGGTTTCACTCTGGAAAATACCAGATCTTCATCTTTCATTTGGTCTACCATAATTGGTCCTTTAACCAGTCTCTAACGAGTAACACTATGAGGATGATTGGCGATAAGCAGGTCACTGCCATCGCCGCGAGAATTAAGAATTGAAGTGCATCAAAAGACATCAGCATATTACTTCTCCATATTCGCCAGTCGGTTCCAATCGAAACGTTCGTC includes these proteins:
- a CDS encoding aspartate/ornithine carbamoyltransferase family protein, producing the protein MVDQMKDEDLVFSRVKPDVCGDAHPKALLKTIQEDGDALKKLANQHIITCDQFDRQTILQLFRLASKYESNPKRYNNPLQGKILISAFYEPSTRTRLSFESAWHRLGGDIMSITDRSTTGIAKGESLSDIGEMFNNYGDCVVLRESNEDSVKEMTSTLRIPIINAGNGTDEHPTQAMADLYTIFKWRPELLLDNPKKIRIGVVGVPSYMRTVRSLLKIFAHFPEIFEEIVIIHDQEEDKIFTEGQREQLEKAGLKLRLTNRLNKELPELDVVYINAIAWVDNGFESHGEKFVLNAQSPLKDDAIILHPLARGDELATDLDGTPHNWYFSQARGAVFLRMALLTCMVERTEMVMDVI